A region of Rattus rattus isolate New Zealand chromosome 7, Rrattus_CSIRO_v1, whole genome shotgun sequence DNA encodes the following proteins:
- the Calm2 gene encoding calmodulin-2 → MADQLTEEQIAEFKEAFSLFDKDGDGTITTKELGTVMRSLGQNPTEAELQDMINEVDADGNGTIDFPEFLTMMARKMKDTDSEEEIREAFRVFDKDGNGYISAAELRHVMTNLGEKLTDEEVDEMIREADIDGDGQVNYEEFVQMMTAK, encoded by the exons ATG GCTGACCAACTGACTGAAGAGCAGATCGCAG AATTCAAAGAAGCTTTCTCCCTATTTGACAAGGACGGGGATGGGACAATAACAACCAAGGAACTGGGGACGGTGATGCGGTCTCTGGGGCAGAACCCCACAGAAGCAGAGCTGCAGGACATGATCAATGAAGTAGATGCCGACGGTAATGGCACAATCGACTTCCCTGAATTCCTGACAATGAtggcaagaaaaatgaaagacacagacagtgaagaagaaattagagaagCGTTCCGTGTGTTTGATAAG GATGGCAATGGCTACATCAGTGCAGCAGAGCTTCGCCACGTGATGACAAACCTTGGAGAGAAGTTAACAGATGAAGAGGTTGATGAAATGATCAGGGAAGCAGACATCGATGGGGATGGTCAGGTAAACTACGAAG agttTGTACAAATGATGACAGCGAAGTGA